The Brachypodium distachyon strain Bd21 chromosome 4, Brachypodium_distachyon_v3.0, whole genome shotgun sequence nucleotide sequence gcggcgctcaTGTCGCGCGCGGCGAGCCTGTGGCGCGCGCTCGGGGGCGACCCCTTGGCGCGCCTCCGCGGCGTCCTCCGCCTCGAGGGCACGCGCCGGCTCGtcgcggacgacgacggcgcgctgctggccctcgccgtcgccgagaTGGCCGGCGCCTGCGCGGACCttgcccgcgccgtcgcccgcctcgccgcggGGAAGTGCCACGACCCGCTGCTCCGCCACTTCGGCGCCCTCTTCGGCGCCCTCGTCTCCCGCTcccccggcgccgacgcgcacGGGCTGAGGTACGCGCAGGCGAAGAAGATGGACCGCAAGGCGCGCAAGATGCAGCGGCTCGTGTGCGCCACGGGGCGGCTGTTCGAGGAGCTGGACGTGCTGGCCGAGCTCGACCAGGCCGCggcgcgcctccgccggccccggcagcagcagcagttctCGCCCGGCGAGGCCGCGCGCCGCGccgagcggcagcggcgcgaggtggagcgcctcCGGGGGATCTCGCTCTGGAGCCGTTCCTTTGACTACGCCGTCCGGCTGCTCGCCAGGTCGCTGTTCACCGTCGTCGCCAGGATCATCGAGGTGTTCGACCTGCAGCCGCCCAAGGTGAACGATTGCTCCTCTGTGGCCGCCTCGCTCGCCGACCGCCGGCTCTCCTTCTCCTGGAGCAACTCCTTCTCCAAGTCGCTCGTGTACCCCTCCGATTTCGGGGTCGATACTCCTCCCAGGTCTTCGAAATCCGGTAACAATGGCGACGTTCGCCGGTTCCTGGTGTCCAGGAGCCAGAGCTTGAGGCAGCAGCTCAAGTGGCCCGCGGTGCCCGGGAAGAATCTCGTCGGCTGCATGGTCGGCGGGGGGCGGAGCAAGTCGTCTCCGTCCATGGAGAAAGGCTGGATCCACGTCcacggcgcaggcggcggccatgaCCTCCCGCTGAGCTTCAGCTACGCCTCATCCAGCGGCGACGAAGACGATTTCGACGAGGGCGATCACACGCGCCGTACCGCGAACACGAATACGAAGAAGCTCTCCACCTCGGTGTTCGAGTCCTCCTCGCAAGACGTGCTAGCAAACGCGCCGGAGACGACGCTCGGCGCGACGGCACTCGCGTCGCACTACGCGAGCCTCATCGTCTTCCTCGAGAAGCTCGCCGTCTCGCCCCGCCACATCTGCCCCGACGAGAGGGACGCGCTCTACGGCATGCTGACCGCCAACCTCCGGGCGTCCCTCCGATCTCGCCTCAGGCCGCCCTTCTCCGCCATTggcagcaagaagaagaagacgaagaagaagaacagggGATCCTGCTACGGCGACCCCGTGCTGGCGGCCGAGTGGGCCGACACGGTGGAGGGGATCCTCGGATGGCTGGCGCCGCTGGCGCACAA carries:
- the LOC100824242 gene encoding uncharacterized protein LOC100824242, with the protein product MRKLREGGEKVGAQALEVAALMSRAASLWRALGGDPLARLRGVLRLEGTRRLVADDDGALLALAVAEMAGACADLARAVARLAAGKCHDPLLRHFGALFGALVSRSPGADAHGLRYAQAKKMDRKARKMQRLVCATGRLFEELDVLAELDQAAARLRRPRQQQQFSPGEAARRAERQRREVERLRGISLWSRSFDYAVRLLARSLFTVVARIIEVFDLQPPKVNDCSSVAASLADRRLSFSWSNSFSKSLVYPSDFGVDTPPRSSKSGNNGDVRRFLVSRSQSLRQQLKWPAVPGKNLVGCMVGGGRSKSSPSMEKGWIHVHGAGGGHDLPLSFSYASSSGDEDDFDEGDHTRRTANTNTKKLSTSVFESSSQDVLANAPETTLGATALASHYASLIVFLEKLAVSPRHICPDERDALYGMLTANLRASLRSRLRPPFSAIGSKKKKTKKKNRGSCYGDPVLAAEWADTVEGILGWLAPLAHNTVRWRSERSFEQRHVGGGGSGVLLLQTLHFADREKTEAAITELLVGLNHLWRHGTELCAARAKLESTGGGDVYHDCKDYIG